A window of Candidatus Dormiibacterota bacterium contains these coding sequences:
- a CDS encoding HEAT repeat domain-containing protein yields MADTGSQGSGSAGATGAGDQKGDWRVVLQFFVVPLALVAVLVTVFFGLQVLRSRRPDPRATLDDLKGTGGFLLPWVGDPKRWQSGYDLSLLLRSAEGAAAPIPEMAAAFHETRRSGDLKLRRYLALALGRTGDARAAAALGEGLDDADGDTRLYCAWGLMQVGGEKALADLRRVAAAHSDEGVRKMAVFGLGERRDPQAAPVLRRALGDAGKDVRWNAALSLARLGDASGETVLVEILETWTPGAARSGAPAAADDAAPALNAIRGLALLGDGTARAALERAARAGKSEDIRATARLAIESMAAGARGSLP; encoded by the coding sequence ATGGCCGATACGGGGAGTCAGGGGAGCGGCAGCGCGGGCGCCACCGGCGCCGGGGACCAGAAGGGGGACTGGAGGGTCGTCCTGCAGTTCTTCGTCGTCCCGCTCGCGCTGGTGGCGGTTCTGGTCACCGTCTTCTTCGGGCTCCAGGTGCTGCGCTCGCGCCGGCCCGATCCCCGCGCGACGCTCGACGATCTGAAAGGCACGGGGGGCTTCCTGTTGCCCTGGGTCGGGGATCCCAAGCGCTGGCAATCCGGCTACGACCTGTCGCTCCTCCTGCGATCCGCGGAGGGCGCGGCGGCCCCGATTCCGGAGATGGCCGCCGCGTTCCACGAGACCCGTCGCTCGGGCGACCTGAAGCTGCGGCGCTACCTGGCGCTCGCGCTCGGACGTACCGGCGACGCGCGCGCCGCCGCCGCGCTCGGGGAGGGGCTCGACGACGCCGACGGCGACACGCGACTCTACTGCGCCTGGGGATTGATGCAGGTCGGCGGCGAAAAGGCGCTCGCCGATCTGCGTCGCGTGGCCGCCGCGCACTCCGACGAAGGAGTCCGGAAGATGGCGGTCTTCGGCCTCGGGGAGCGGCGGGACCCCCAGGCGGCGCCGGTCCTGCGCCGGGCCCTCGGCGATGCCGGCAAGGACGTCCGCTGGAACGCCGCCCTCTCGCTGGCGAGGCTGGGGGACGCGTCAGGCGAGACGGTCCTGGTGGAGATCCTCGAGACCTGGACGCCGGGTGCCGCACGGAGCGGGGCGCCCGCGGCCGCGGATGACGCGGCGCCGGCCCTCAACGCCATCCGGGGCCTCGCGCTCCTGGGGGACGGGACCGCGCGGGCCGCGCTCGAGCGCGCGGCGCGGGCGGGGAAGAGCGAGGACATCCGCGCCACCGCGCGCCTGGCGATCGAATCGATGGCCGCGGGGGCGCGCGGCTCGTTGCCTTGA
- a CDS encoding NADH-quinone oxidoreductase subunit B family protein produces MEERHALDQWVMTTRLADYVAWGRKNSLWPMPMGLACCAIELMAMVAPRYDVARFGAEALRFSPRQADLMIVAGTVTKKMAPAVKRIFDQMPEPKWVISMGACASSGGMFRSYPVVQGVDEIIPVDVYIPGCPPRPEALIEGIMQVQRLVQERARAGRGTDPPGRRTPASAGT; encoded by the coding sequence ATGGAGGAAAGGCATGCCCTCGACCAGTGGGTGATGACCACGCGGCTGGCCGACTACGTAGCGTGGGGCCGCAAGAACTCCCTCTGGCCGATGCCGATGGGGCTCGCCTGCTGCGCCATCGAGCTGATGGCGATGGTGGCGCCGCGCTACGACGTCGCGCGCTTCGGGGCCGAGGCCCTGCGCTTCTCCCCGCGTCAGGCCGACCTGATGATCGTGGCGGGCACGGTCACGAAAAAGATGGCGCCCGCCGTGAAGCGAATCTTCGACCAGATGCCGGAGCCGAAGTGGGTCATCTCGATGGGCGCCTGCGCCTCATCCGGTGGCATGTTCCGTTCCTATCCGGTCGTGCAGGGGGTCGACGAGATCATCCCGGTGGACGTCTACATCCCCGGCTGCCCCCCCCGGCCGGAGGCCTTGATCGAAGGGATCATGCAGGTCCAGAGACTCGTGCAGGAGCGGGCGAGGGCGGGGCGCGGGACGGACCCACCCGGACGCCGGACCCCGGCCTCCGCGGGAACCTGA
- a CDS encoding SAM-dependent methyltransferase → MLLPDVSLRLESEIAAEIAARGPIPFARFMELCLYHPVLGYYTRGVGGGGGRDYVTSSGIHAAFGALLARQAEEMWRRAGRPEPWHFVEFGPGEGYFASDFLREAARNGAFAAALRYLLVEPSRALQERQRSRLKGRTSIPLSWVDEQGLDGRAPLVGCLFANEVLDAFPVHRVVGSADGPREIHVVVRDGGLHETLLPLSAPALERFLAESALTLEPGQEADINLAAPCWITWAVSLMKKGYLVVVDYGHEAQDLYAPQRRRGTLLSYHHHRVNEEFLQRPGDQDLTAHLDFTALRRAAEARGARCLGLTTQSRFLLALGALDFLPVPAAGSPETGRAGADAVRSVREREALKELILPGRMGDTFRVFVLGVGDVPRDLAGLSRPWARSEETAATAPLSPPRGASSADEQEN, encoded by the coding sequence ATGCTTCTCCCCGACGTGAGCCTGCGCCTGGAGTCCGAGATCGCCGCCGAGATCGCGGCGCGCGGGCCGATCCCGTTCGCGCGCTTCATGGAGCTGTGCCTGTATCACCCGGTGCTCGGGTACTACACACGGGGCGTCGGAGGGGGGGGCGGTCGCGATTACGTCACGAGCAGCGGGATCCACGCCGCGTTCGGGGCGCTCCTGGCGCGGCAGGCCGAGGAGATGTGGCGTCGCGCCGGACGGCCCGAGCCCTGGCACTTCGTCGAGTTCGGGCCTGGCGAGGGATACTTCGCGTCCGATTTCCTGCGCGAGGCGGCCAGGAACGGGGCCTTCGCCGCCGCCTTGCGTTACCTCCTGGTCGAGCCGAGTCGGGCGCTCCAGGAGCGCCAGCGCTCGAGACTGAAGGGGCGCACCTCGATCCCGTTGTCCTGGGTGGACGAGCAGGGACTCGACGGCCGCGCCCCGCTCGTCGGCTGCCTCTTCGCCAACGAGGTCCTGGACGCCTTCCCGGTGCACCGGGTGGTGGGGTCCGCGGACGGGCCGCGCGAGATCCACGTCGTGGTGCGCGACGGCGGGCTGCACGAAACGCTTCTCCCGCTGTCGGCTCCGGCGCTCGAGCGTTTTCTCGCGGAGTCGGCTCTCACCCTGGAGCCGGGGCAGGAAGCCGACATCAACCTCGCCGCCCCCTGCTGGATCACCTGGGCGGTGAGTCTGATGAAGAAGGGGTATCTCGTGGTGGTGGATTACGGCCACGAGGCGCAGGACCTGTACGCTCCGCAGCGCCGGCGCGGCACTCTCCTGTCGTACCACCACCACCGCGTCAACGAGGAGTTCCTGCAGCGGCCGGGGGACCAGGACCTGACTGCGCACCTCGATTTCACCGCGCTCCGCCGCGCCGCGGAGGCCAGGGGTGCGCGGTGCCTCGGCCTGACCACACAGTCGCGCTTCCTCCTCGCCCTCGGGGCCCTGGACTTTCTGCCCGTGCCGGCGGCTGGCTCGCCGGAGACCGGGCGCGCGGGTGCCGACGCGGTCCGGTCGGTCCGGGAGAGGGAGGCGCTGAAGGAGCTGATCCTTCCCGGGAGGATGGGCGACACGTTCCGCGTCTTCGTCCTGGGCGTCGGGGACGTGCCCCGCGACCTCGCGGGTCTGTCGCGGCCATGGGCGCGCAGCGAGGAGACGGCCGCCACCGCGCCGTTGTCGCCGCCGCGCGGCGCATCCTCGGCGGACGAGCAGGAGAACTGA
- a CDS encoding iron-sulfur cluster assembly scaffold protein — translation MRSARPGDPMNGSLKYSDIVLDHYRNPRNVGEVRGTAAVAQVGDQSTGDVLKISMRIEDGRVADARFKAFGCTAAIAAGSMVTTLLLGRSVDEARRLSNRDVVRALGGLPESKMECSVLAEQAIHEALDRHQETMEREVATCRS, via the coding sequence ATGCGTTCCGCGCGCCCGGGTGATCCGATGAACGGCTCTCTCAAGTACAGCGACATCGTGCTCGACCACTACAGAAACCCGCGCAACGTCGGCGAGGTTCGCGGAACGGCAGCCGTGGCCCAGGTCGGCGATCAGTCGACGGGGGATGTCCTCAAGATCAGCATGAGGATCGAGGACGGCAGGGTCGCGGACGCGCGATTCAAGGCGTTCGGCTGCACCGCGGCGATCGCGGCGGGCAGCATGGTGACCACGCTCCTTCTGGGCCGGAGCGTCGACGAGGCGCGCCGGCTCTCCAACCGGGACGTCGTCCGGGCGCTCGGCGGGCTGCCGGAATCGAAGATGGAATGCTCCGTCCTGGCGGAGCAGGCGATCCACGAGGCCCTGGACCGCCATCAGGAGACGATGGAGAGGGAGGTCGCGACGTGCCGGTCGTAG
- a CDS encoding peptidylprolyl isomerase produces the protein MRTASDRRDRTGAVRRGAAGLILWAAVLSGPGAAAAPPAAKSTPPAGTGKGKTAAATSGTDVMARVNGHPILRRDFDLAVQLQFRGRRNPVGLKELQALRDQVLEGLIDNELLYQKAAKSEAPVSDGDVEAEFQKIKEGFATADAFSGILKRNGVGEADFKDQLRRTLLVTRFVDRQVVGEIKVPEEDVRRYYDQNPVEVNRKEAVQVTQILVRVSPDADARARAAAREKIEAILKEVKSGGDFADLARKHSEDHEARSAGHTGWIVRGNGPPAIEKTAFALQPGQTSDVIESRLGLHIVKVLQKRAEGPIPYDELKETIRAKLVARERAGKIRAYVDDLKEQARVERGSRTTP, from the coding sequence ATGAGGACGGCCAGCGACCGGAGAGATCGGACCGGAGCCGTCCGCCGGGGCGCCGCGGGGCTGATCCTGTGGGCCGCGGTCCTCTCCGGGCCGGGAGCGGCGGCGGCCCCCCCCGCGGCGAAGAGCACCCCGCCCGCCGGCACGGGAAAGGGAAAGACCGCGGCGGCGACCTCCGGAACCGACGTGATGGCCCGCGTCAACGGCCACCCGATCCTCAGGCGCGATTTCGATCTCGCCGTGCAGCTGCAGTTCCGCGGTCGCCGCAATCCTGTCGGGTTGAAGGAGCTGCAGGCGCTCCGCGACCAGGTCCTCGAGGGACTGATCGACAACGAGCTTCTCTACCAGAAGGCGGCGAAGAGCGAGGCCCCCGTCTCCGACGGCGACGTCGAGGCTGAGTTCCAGAAGATTAAGGAAGGTTTCGCCACCGCCGATGCCTTCTCCGGCATCCTCAAGAGAAACGGCGTCGGCGAGGCCGACTTCAAGGACCAGCTCCGCCGCACCCTTCTCGTGACGCGCTTCGTGGATCGACAGGTGGTCGGTGAGATCAAAGTCCCGGAAGAGGACGTGCGCCGCTACTACGACCAGAACCCCGTCGAGGTGAACCGCAAGGAGGCGGTGCAGGTGACGCAGATCCTGGTGCGCGTCTCCCCCGACGCCGACGCGCGGGCCCGGGCCGCCGCACGGGAGAAGATCGAGGCGATCCTCAAGGAAGTCAAGTCGGGCGGAGACTTCGCCGACCTGGCGCGCAAGCACTCCGAAGACCACGAGGCCAGGAGCGCCGGCCACACCGGCTGGATCGTCCGGGGCAATGGACCGCCCGCGATCGAGAAGACCGCCTTCGCGCTGCAGCCGGGTCAGACCAGCGACGTGATCGAGTCGCGTCTCGGCCTTCACATCGTCAAGGTCCTTCAGAAGAGGGCCGAGGGCCCGATTCCTTACGATGAGCTGAAGGAGACGATCCGGGCCAAGCTGGTGGCGCGGGAGCGCGCCGGAAAGATCCGCGCGTACGTCGACGACCTCAAGGAGCAGGCGCGCGTGGAGCGCGGCTCCAGGACGACTCCCTGA
- a CDS encoding Mrp/NBP35 family ATP-binding protein, with protein MSTGIVEQAKVLDALKGVKDPELHVDIVSLGMIEDLRIEGERVSLTVNLTTPGCPLKAQIEKEVKDALAHVPGVGAVHLKMGAKVRRSIETEGDLIPEVANVVAIGSGKGGVGKSTVSVNLALAFARAGASVGLLDADIYGPNDPQMLGVKAQPEVRDRKLVPVPVHGIKMMSMAFFLKEDEPVVWRGPMLHGAMKQFLGDVLWGRLDYLFIDLPPGTGDVQLTLSQIIPLTGAVLVTTPQDVALLDVRKAAAMFKKVNVPILGVIENMSYFNCPHCGERVEIFSHGGGRRAAEQFTTEFLGEIPLDVRVRQGGDEGRPVVVHDPKSGPALTFREIADKLAAIISVQTFKKYEHEIVMKS; from the coding sequence TTGAGCACCGGGATTGTCGAGCAGGCGAAGGTCCTCGACGCCCTCAAGGGCGTGAAGGATCCCGAGCTGCATGTGGACATCGTCTCGCTCGGGATGATCGAGGATCTCAGGATCGAGGGGGAGCGCGTGTCCTTGACGGTCAATCTCACGACCCCCGGCTGCCCCCTGAAGGCTCAGATCGAAAAAGAGGTCAAGGACGCGCTGGCGCACGTTCCCGGTGTCGGCGCGGTCCATCTGAAGATGGGCGCCAAGGTCCGCCGCAGCATCGAGACCGAAGGGGATCTGATCCCGGAGGTGGCGAACGTGGTCGCAATCGGCTCCGGGAAGGGGGGCGTCGGAAAGTCCACGGTCAGCGTCAACCTGGCCCTGGCATTCGCCCGCGCGGGGGCGTCTGTCGGGCTTCTGGACGCCGACATCTACGGACCGAACGACCCGCAGATGCTGGGGGTCAAGGCGCAGCCCGAAGTCCGGGACCGCAAGCTCGTCCCGGTCCCCGTGCACGGGATCAAGATGATGTCGATGGCCTTCTTCCTGAAGGAGGACGAGCCGGTCGTCTGGCGCGGCCCGATGCTCCACGGCGCGATGAAGCAGTTCCTGGGGGACGTCCTGTGGGGCAGGCTCGACTACCTGTTCATCGACCTCCCCCCGGGCACGGGCGACGTCCAGCTCACGTTGTCGCAGATCATCCCGTTGACCGGGGCGGTCCTGGTCACGACACCCCAGGACGTGGCGCTCCTGGACGTGCGCAAGGCCGCGGCGATGTTCAAGAAGGTGAACGTGCCGATTCTCGGCGTCATCGAGAACATGTCCTACTTCAACTGCCCGCACTGCGGCGAGCGGGTCGAGATCTTCAGCCACGGCGGAGGCCGCAGGGCCGCCGAGCAGTTCACGACCGAGTTCCTCGGCGAGATTCCCCTCGACGTGCGCGTGCGGCAGGGGGGGGACGAGGGGCGCCCGGTCGTCGTGCACGATCCGAAGTCCGGTCCCGCCCTGACATTCAGGGAAATCGCCGACAAGCTCGCGGCCATCATCAGCGTGCAGACCTTCAAGAAATACGAGCACGAGATCGTGATGAAGTCATGA
- the bcp gene encoding thioredoxin-dependent thiol peroxidase, with amino-acid sequence MEMDARPQVGSKAPDFTLVGTGGKRVGLRDFVGKKNLVLYFYPKDATPGCTMEACGFRDAYPHFEESDTVILGVSRDPLAAHETFSSKHRLPFLLLSDPGAEVCTAYGVFGTKSFLGREFLGIHRTTFVIDSSGTIRGVFPKVKVREHAQDVLRFIKSELA; translated from the coding sequence ATGGAGATGGACGCGAGACCCCAGGTCGGCTCGAAGGCCCCCGACTTCACTCTCGTGGGCACCGGGGGCAAGAGGGTCGGCCTGAGGGATTTCGTCGGCAAGAAGAATCTCGTCCTCTATTTTTACCCCAAGGACGCGACACCCGGCTGCACCATGGAGGCGTGCGGTTTCCGCGACGCCTACCCGCACTTCGAGGAGAGCGACACGGTCATTCTCGGCGTCAGCCGTGATCCGCTCGCTGCGCACGAGACGTTCTCCTCCAAGCACCGGCTGCCGTTCCTCCTTCTGAGCGATCCCGGCGCCGAGGTCTGCACCGCCTACGGAGTCTTCGGCACCAAGAGCTTCCTCGGCCGCGAGTTCCTCGGGATCCACCGCACCACCTTCGTCATCGACAGCAGCGGCACGATTCGCGGGGTGTTCCCCAAGGTGAAGGTGCGCGAGCACGCGCAGGACGTGCTGCGCTTCATCAAGAGCGAGCTCGCCTGA
- a CDS encoding aspartate ammonia-lyase produces the protein MGPKRRGEAMRIERDPLGSLPVPARVYYGIQTRRAMLNFPISGRRLPPVFIRAYAHVKLAAATVNRSLGLLDGRRAAAIRRAAAEIVAGRHLDQFVVDVYQAGAGTSQNMNLNEVIANRAIEILGGRRGDYARVHPNDHVNMSQSTNDTFPSALRLALLFSLPGLRRSLLECETALRILGRKLGRTVKSARTHLQDAVPIMLGQEFGAYASILRRARTRVEESAAPLRRLNLGATAAGTGLNAHPRYAGRVARQLSRQTGLRLRPATDLVEIAMSTADFAHVSAALRNLALDLGKIANDLRLLASGPATGIAEIELPAVQPGSSIMPGKVNPVMCEMLNMVCFQVLGCDQTVAWASGAGQLELNVMMPVMAHALLEAIGLLETSVAAFTRLCLAGLRADAGRCRIHFERSPSLATALTPMIGYARAAELAKESVRTGRTIVELIRRRGLLDEDTIRRALDPRRLTRPGILAAGARGGLRLRRGRDGRSGRERPG, from the coding sequence ATGGGACCGAAGCGCCGCGGCGAGGCCATGCGTATCGAGCGCGATCCGCTCGGGTCCCTGCCCGTGCCGGCCCGGGTCTACTACGGCATTCAGACGCGGCGCGCGATGCTGAACTTTCCGATCAGTGGCCGGCGACTGCCGCCCGTGTTCATCCGCGCGTACGCCCACGTCAAGCTCGCCGCCGCCACGGTGAATCGCTCGCTCGGTCTTCTCGACGGACGGCGCGCCGCCGCCATAAGGCGCGCCGCCGCGGAGATCGTGGCCGGGCGCCACCTCGACCAGTTCGTGGTGGACGTGTACCAGGCGGGGGCCGGCACATCCCAGAACATGAACCTGAACGAGGTGATCGCCAACCGCGCCATCGAGATCCTGGGCGGGCGGCGCGGGGACTACGCCCGGGTCCATCCGAACGATCACGTCAACATGTCGCAGTCGACGAACGACACCTTCCCCTCCGCCCTGCGCCTCGCCCTCCTCTTCTCCCTCCCCGGCCTGCGGCGTTCGCTTCTCGAATGCGAGACCGCGTTGCGGATCCTGGGACGAAAGCTCGGGCGCACCGTCAAATCGGCGCGCACGCATCTTCAGGACGCCGTGCCGATCATGCTCGGTCAGGAGTTCGGCGCCTACGCCTCGATCCTGCGGCGCGCCCGGACCCGGGTCGAGGAGTCGGCTGCGCCGCTGCGCCGCCTGAATCTGGGGGCGACGGCCGCGGGGACCGGGCTGAACGCGCACCCGCGCTACGCCGGACGCGTGGCGCGGCAGCTGTCCCGGCAGACAGGCCTGCGGCTCCGTCCGGCCACGGACCTGGTGGAGATCGCGATGAGCACCGCCGATTTCGCGCACGTGTCCGCCGCGCTGCGCAACCTCGCGCTCGACCTCGGGAAGATCGCGAACGACCTGCGCCTCCTGGCGTCGGGCCCGGCCACGGGGATCGCGGAGATCGAGCTGCCCGCCGTGCAACCCGGGTCGTCGATCATGCCGGGGAAGGTCAATCCGGTGATGTGCGAGATGCTCAACATGGTCTGCTTCCAGGTCCTGGGGTGCGATCAGACGGTTGCCTGGGCGTCGGGAGCGGGACAGCTCGAGCTGAACGTGATGATGCCCGTGATGGCGCACGCCCTGCTGGAGGCGATCGGTCTCCTCGAGACGTCCGTCGCCGCGTTCACCCGCCTGTGTCTGGCGGGTCTGCGCGCCGACGCCGGGCGCTGCCGCATCCACTTCGAGAGAAGCCCGTCGCTCGCCACGGCCCTCACACCGATGATCGGCTACGCGCGTGCGGCGGAGCTCGCGAAGGAGTCGGTCCGAACCGGCCGCACGATCGTCGAGCTGATCCGTCGGCGGGGGCTCCTCGACGAGGACACAATCCGGCGGGCGCTCGACCCCCGGCGCCTCACCCGCCCCGGCATCCTCGCGGCCGGAGCCCGAGGCGGTCTCAGGCTCCGGAGGGGCCGCGACGGGCGGTCCGGACGAGAGCGGCCAGGCTGA
- a CDS encoding NADH-quinone oxidoreductase subunit I produces the protein MPVVGRPVQRPGRPGLLEKTYIPSILKGMWITLRHMIRPKVTMRYPEETWRLPENYRGLPALVRDEESRVKCVACFLCEYVCPPKAIHIEAQEITTGVEKGPRIFDINMLRCIMCGYCEEVCPEQAIFLTKEYKTVGLSREQMIFPKDKLLAMGGTRPDPIKKWARLTRAQEEVRGSAGAGQGAPR, from the coding sequence GTGCCGGTCGTAGGCCGGCCCGTCCAGCGCCCGGGGCGTCCGGGTCTCCTGGAGAAGACCTACATCCCGTCGATCCTGAAGGGGATGTGGATCACCCTGCGACACATGATCCGCCCCAAGGTCACGATGCGCTACCCGGAGGAAACCTGGCGGCTGCCGGAGAATTACCGCGGCCTGCCGGCGCTGGTGCGGGACGAGGAGAGCCGCGTCAAGTGCGTGGCCTGCTTCCTGTGCGAGTACGTCTGCCCGCCCAAGGCGATCCACATCGAGGCCCAGGAGATCACGACGGGCGTCGAGAAGGGACCCAGGATCTTCGACATCAACATGCTGCGCTGCATCATGTGCGGCTACTGCGAGGAGGTCTGCCCGGAGCAGGCGATCTTCCTCACCAAGGAGTACAAGACGGTCGGGCTGAGCCGCGAGCAGATGATCTTCCCCAAGGACAAGCTCCTGGCCATGGGCGGAACGAGACCGGACCCGATCAAGAAGTGGGCGCGGCTGACGCGCGCGCAGGAGGAAGTGCGCGGGTCGGCGGGCGCCGGACAGGGCGCGCCACGATGA